Proteins encoded by one window of uncultured Bacteroides sp.:
- a CDS encoding RagB/SusD family nutrient uptake outer membrane protein, which produces MKTLKYKSLASALFISMIMGTSSCTNDLNTVPLDPQDVVSELVFSNTIDAYQQSLAKIYAGLAMSGNAGGDGDSDVAGVDGGSQASFLRGLWNLQELTTDEAHCCWNDVGMPDFNNNSWSSSNVFIKGLYYRLYYQVNLANAFLRETTDEKLASRGADETVKTQVKTYRAEARFMRALAYYYLLDMFRNVPFVTETSTVGTTLPQQIMANDLFAYVEKELTECVSDMQDPTVGYNASYGHANKAAAWSLLSRLYLNAKTYIGTDKYTECITYCNKVITAGYTLEPVYANMFKADNDHSKEMILPIRYEGVNTQTWGGMTFLLCSGEPSSMQSAVNAVGAWQGNRGRSSMLKTFEKENGYNFDTRKSMLHTELTTNIEIASPGLYTNNGIPVVKYYNVNKDGSLPASNIAYTDFPLFRLGEIYLNYAEAVLRGGTGGDKTTALKYVNDLRARAYSDIDEAPIATSELTLDFILEERGREFFFEAQRRTDLVRFGKYSGSSYVWPWKGGVAAGKSISDIYNVFPIPADDMGANTNLVQNSGY; this is translated from the coding sequence ATGAAAACATTAAAATATAAATCTTTGGCCTCCGCATTATTCATTAGTATGATAATGGGAACCTCATCTTGTACTAATGACTTGAACACGGTGCCTTTGGACCCGCAAGATGTAGTATCGGAGCTTGTATTCAGTAATACAATTGATGCATATCAGCAAAGTCTGGCAAAAATTTATGCAGGACTTGCTATGAGTGGTAATGCCGGTGGAGATGGAGATTCAGACGTTGCCGGAGTTGATGGTGGTAGCCAGGCTTCTTTCTTACGAGGACTTTGGAATTTACAGGAACTTACTACAGATGAGGCTCATTGCTGCTGGAATGATGTTGGTATGCCTGATTTTAATAATAATTCATGGAGTTCATCTAATGTATTTATCAAAGGCCTTTATTATCGTCTTTATTATCAGGTAAATCTGGCAAATGCTTTCCTTCGTGAAACAACTGATGAAAAGTTAGCTTCTCGTGGTGCTGACGAAACAGTTAAGACTCAAGTGAAAACATATCGTGCAGAAGCTCGTTTTATGCGTGCACTTGCATATTATTACCTTCTTGATATGTTTAGAAACGTTCCTTTCGTAACAGAAACAAGTACTGTTGGTACAACATTGCCTCAGCAAATTATGGCGAATGACTTGTTTGCTTATGTTGAAAAAGAACTTACTGAATGCGTTTCTGATATGCAAGATCCTACTGTAGGTTATAATGCCAGTTATGGACATGCAAACAAAGCTGCTGCCTGGTCATTATTATCACGCTTGTATTTGAATGCAAAGACTTATATTGGTACTGATAAATATACTGAATGTATTACTTATTGCAATAAAGTAATTACTGCCGGTTATACTTTGGAACCTGTTTATGCTAATATGTTTAAGGCAGATAATGATCACTCTAAAGAAATGATTCTTCCAATTCGTTATGAAGGTGTAAATACTCAGACATGGGGTGGTATGACTTTTCTACTTTGTAGCGGCGAACCTTCAAGTATGCAATCTGCGGTTAATGCAGTTGGTGCATGGCAAGGTAATCGTGGTCGTTCTTCTATGCTAAAAACATTTGAAAAGGAAAATGGATATAATTTTGATACAAGAAAATCGATGCTCCATACAGAGTTGACTACAAATATTGAGATTGCTAGTCCTGGATTGTATACAAATAATGGTATTCCTGTAGTTAAATATTACAATGTTAATAAAGATGGCTCACTTCCAGCTAGTAACATTGCTTATACAGACTTCCCATTGTTCCGTTTAGGTGAAATCTATCTGAATTATGCTGAAGCAGTATTAAGAGGAGGAACTGGTGGTGACAAAACTACTGCTTTGAAATATGTAAATGATCTTCGGGCACGTGCCTATTCAGATATAGATGAAGCGCCAATAGCAACGAGTGAATTGACTCTAGACTTTATATTAGAAGAAAGAGGACGTGAATTCTTCTTTGAAGCTCAACGTCGCACAGACTTAGTTCGTTTTGGTAAATATTCTGGTTCTTCTTATGTATGGCCTTGGAAAGGTGGCGTAGCTGCAGGTAAATCTATTTCGGATATATATAATGTATTCCCAATTCCGGCAGATGATATGGGTGCTAATACTAATTTAGTCCAGAATTCTGGATATTAA